One Glycine max cultivar Williams 82 chromosome 4, Glycine_max_v4.0, whole genome shotgun sequence DNA segment encodes these proteins:
- the LOC106798570 gene encoding uncharacterized protein: MFLQILAHNLKYRVVQFSCCRSMETISRQFKNVLRAIMKVSKEYLKFHDYNLEGSAEKKWRWFKNSIGALDGIHILVTVAAEDRPRYRNRKGDISTNILGVCGPDLRFIYVLPGWEGSAGDSRVLQDALHRQNCLHIPNGKYFLVDAGYTNGPGFTNNVGDEVTTIQETEEWTRFRDTLAMNIQSGFDWDSTKYMITVENEIAWNEYVKDRTTGLGAENALDADDIMSKETNKEEAIHSVSFDLEGSSSATRKNIRPSKSEEKEGMISSMKEVVESLKEFVEVTKKKMENKKKDGDKRSSRSGT, encoded by the exons ATGTTTTTGCAAATCCTTGCTCACAACCTAAAGTATAGAGTTGTGCAATTTAGTTGTTGTAGATCCATGGAAACAATAAGTAGGCAATTTAAGAATGTCCTACGAGCTATAATGAAAGTAAGCAAAGAATATTTGAAGTTCCATGACTATAATCTAGAGGGCTCGGCggaaaaaaaatggagatgGTTTAAG aATTCAATTGGAGCACTTGATGGGATACATATTCTAGTAACAGTTGCTGCAGAAGATAGGCCTAGATATCGTAATAGAAAAGGTGATATCTCTACAAATATTTTAGGAGTTTGCGGTCCAGATTTAAGGTTTATATATGTGTTGCCTGGGTGGGAAGGGTCAGCAGGAGATTCTCGAGTATTGCAAGATGCTTTGCATCGTCAAAATTGTCTCCATATTCCAAATG gtaaatattttcttgtGGATGCGGGGTATACAAATGGCCCTGGAT TCACAAATAATGTTGGAGATGAAGTCACAACTATCCAAGAAACTGAGGAATGGACAAGATTTCGTGATACTTTAGCAATGAATAT TCAAAGTGGATTTGACTGGGATAGCACAAAGTACATGATTACcgttgaaaatgaaattgcatggAATGAATATGTTAAG GATAGAACTACTGGACTCGGAGCAGAAAATGCATTAGATGCAGATGATATCATgagcaaagaaacaaataaagagGAAGCAATTCATAGTGTGAGTTTTGACTTAGAGGGATCAAGTTCCGCCACAAGAAAAAACATTCGCCCAAGTAAGAGTGAAGAGAAAGAAGGGATGATTTCCTCAATGAAAGAAGTAGTCGAGTCATTGAAAGAATTTGTTGAAGTGACTAAGAAGAAGatggagaacaaaaaaaaagatggagatAAAAGAAGCTCAAGAAGTGGTACATGA